The Oncorhynchus tshawytscha isolate Ot180627B linkage group LG08, Otsh_v2.0, whole genome shotgun sequence genome window below encodes:
- the LOC112256444 gene encoding mitochondrial basic amino acids transporter: MDFTLDFAAGCIGGAAGVLVGHPFDTVKVRLQVQSVDRPLYRGTYHCFQSIVRQESMTGLYKGIGSPMMGLTFINAIVFGVQGNAMRRLGHDTPLNQFLAGASAGALQSIICCPMELAKTRMQLQGLGERKSKQKLYKNSLDCLVRIYRKEGFCGINRGMVTTLVRETPGFGIYFLTYDVLTRHLGCEPDDPYMILKLLFAGGMSGIASWISTYPVDVIKSRLQADGVGGHNKYNGIADCMRQSMKREGWRVFTRGLTSTLLRAFPVNATTFATVTLFLMYMRNDEGGITDCEPLPAHSSLTASPQQAQPSSL, encoded by the exons ATGGACTTTACATTGGACTTTGCGGCAGGATGTATAGGAG GTGCTGCAGGTGTTTTGGTTGGCCATCCTTTTGATACTGTAAAG gtacgACTCCAAGTTCAGAGTGTGGACAGACCTCTGTACCGCGGCACGTATCACTGCTTCCAGTCTATCGTACGACAAGAGTCT ATGACAGGGCTTTACAAAGGCATCGGCTCCCCCATGATGGGCCTGACCTTCATCAACGCCATCGTGTTCGGTGTCCAGGGCAACGCCATGCGCAGGCTGGGCCACGACACACCGCTCAACCAGTTCCTGGCTGGGGCATCGGCGGGGGCATTGCAGAGCATCATTTGCTGCCCTATGGAGCTGGCCAAGACACGGATGCAGCTGCAGGGCTTGGGCGAGAGGAAATCCAAGCAGAAGTTGTACAAAAACTCACTGGACTGCCTGGTGCGCATCTACCGGAAGGAGGGCTTCTGCGGAATCAACCGGGGAATGGTGACCACGCTGGTCCGTGAGACGCCGGGCTTTGGGATCTACTTCTTGACCTACGATGTCCTGACGCGCCACTTGGGCTGCGAGCCCGACGACCCCTACATGATCCTCAAGTTGCTGTTTGCCGGCGGCATGTCGGGCATCGCCTCGTGGATCTCCACCTACCCTGTGGATGTCATAAAATCGCGGCTCCAGGCGGACGGCGTGGGTGGCCACAACAAGTACAACGGCATTGCAGACTGCATGCGTCAGAGCATGAAGCGGGAGGGCTGGCGGGTGTTCACGCGTGGCCTCACCTCCACACTGCTTCGGGCATTCCCAGTCAACGCCACAACCTTTGCCACCGTGACTCTGTTCCTCATGTACATGCGGAACGACGAGGGCGGCATCACAGACTGCGAGCCCCTACCTGCCCACTCCTCACTCACTGCGAGCCCACAGCAGGCCCAGCCCTCAAGCCTGTGA